A region of the Roseofilum reptotaenium CS-1145 genome:
TTTAAGGATAAGGGCAATGGCAGAGGATTTAAGGAAACCACAAACGGAAGAGACGATTGAGGATGATCCTTTAACACAACTGCGTAATTTACTCATTCCTCCGGAAAGTAATGAGTCTCAAAAAGAACTCAATAAATTAAAAGAGCTGAAGCAAGAGTTGGCGAGTTTGCAGAACCAACAGCCAGATTTGGAGGAGTTAACGCAGGTTTTAGTACCGTTAGTGGGAGAGGAGGTGAAGCGGTATTTAATGCGATCGCCGACTGCCCTAATGCAATGGCTCGATCCAGCCCTAACGCGCACCATTAAGGAAAACAAGCAGGAAATTGCCGAAACGATGATTCCCCTACTGCCAAAATCCAATCAGGGGATGCTGTCTCCAGCAACTTGGGATCGGCTGCTGGATGAACTGCTGCGAGGAGTTGAAGATCGTCTTGAAGAGTCCCGGAAAGAGTCAGATAAGAAAACTGGCCAGAAGTTTGAGCAGTTCCTACGAACCGATTTAATGGAGTATATCCAAAGTCACTCAGAAGAAGTCGTGCATTTAATTTTACCACAATTAGTGCCGCCTCTGCAAAAACAACTTAAACGTGCCCTCAAACCCTATTTAGAAAAGCAACAGGAACTCCTAGAAACCCAATTACAACAGCAGTTGATTGATTGGATGACGCAAAGATTTCAAGAGTCGCGGGAAGAGTTAGTAACTTTACTTACTCCCAAGGAACAGCCCGCGTTGCCTTCGGTGCAAGATCTGCAACCCGAAATTGCGGCTCAAGTGAAGAGTCAATTGTCTGAGCATTTATCGGAGTATGTGCAAAACCAACCCCTTCCCGATTCTTCTGAACTGGTTAAAACTTTACAGCCAACCTTAGAGAGCTTCATTGTGCAACGGGTGGAGCAAGTTCAAGGGGAATTAATTGGACAGATAAAACTACCCGAAAGTCCGGATATGCAACAATTGCAGTCCGTTCTTTTAGCTCAGTTAGAAGGATTGGTTGAACAAAAGATTCAGAGTCAGTTAGATGCGTTAGTGGCTGAAAAGCTCGAATCAGCTCTAGCCCAATTACCTCCAGCGACTGAACCCCCAGAGCAACAGACACCAGAGGAATTAATGGCACTGCTGAGTCCGCAGATTGAAGCGTTAATTGTGGATAAAGGTGAGGCTGGAGAAAGTCAACCCGCCCCTGCTTTACCTGCAACCTTAGTCTTTAAGGAAAAAGTGGAACGTCTGCGCTCTGGGGGGATTTCCACGGTATGGTTGGTGGTTATTGCGGCAGTTGTGGCGATCGCCTTTTTGCCTCTCGGTTGGTTGGTCTATCGCTCTGTCCGAGAAACCCGCTTAAGTCTTGAACTGACGGCAGTTTTGGCCAATTCACCCACCCTATCGCCCTATCGGTTAGACGCACAAGTGAAAGGGGATGGGGTAATGTTAACGGGACAATTGCCCGATCCGAGTTTACAGAAAACCGTGGAAGAGGTGATGCAGGAAAATGCCCCCAATTTAGCCCTGGATAATCAAGTCGAAATTGTTGCTGCGCCTCCGACTGCGGAAAAAATTCAGGCGGAAGTCACCAGAGTCGAGGCAAGTTTGGATCGTTTAGATAGCATTTCGATTTCTGCTGAATATGCTAATGGAGAAGTTACGATAAAAGGAACAGTGATTCAATCCGCCGATGCCACTCGCATTACCCAAGCCTTTACTGAAATTCCTGGAGTTAAAGCAGTCACCAATACGGTGCAAGTCCAGCCCCCAGAAATTCCGATTCGGATTTATTTCACAGTGAATTCTGCTGAGTTGCCGACGGCAGATATCCGAGTAAAAATTATTCCGTTGGTAACGCTGTTAAAACGCTATCCAGAAT
Encoded here:
- a CDS encoding OmpA family protein; translated protein: MAEDLRKPQTEETIEDDPLTQLRNLLIPPESNESQKELNKLKELKQELASLQNQQPDLEELTQVLVPLVGEEVKRYLMRSPTALMQWLDPALTRTIKENKQEIAETMIPLLPKSNQGMLSPATWDRLLDELLRGVEDRLEESRKESDKKTGQKFEQFLRTDLMEYIQSHSEEVVHLILPQLVPPLQKQLKRALKPYLEKQQELLETQLQQQLIDWMTQRFQESREELVTLLTPKEQPALPSVQDLQPEIAAQVKSQLSEHLSEYVQNQPLPDSSELVKTLQPTLESFIVQRVEQVQGELIGQIKLPESPDMQQLQSVLLAQLEGLVEQKIQSQLDALVAEKLESALAQLPPATEPPEQQTPEELMALLSPQIEALIVDKGEAGESQPAPALPATLVFKEKVERLRSGGISTVWLVVIAAVVAIAFLPLGWLVYRSVRETRLSLELTAVLANSPTLSPYRLDAQVKGDGVMLTGQLPDPSLQKTVEEVMQENAPNLALDNQVEIVAAPPTAEKIQAEVTRVEASLDRLDSISISAEYANGEVTIKGTVIQSADATRITQAFTEIPGVKAVTNTVQVQPPEIPIRIYFTVNSAELPTADIRVKIIPLVTLLKRYPELKIKIVGHISPNQEEEKGQALSRQRAEAVRKVLIQQGIDPKRLLVEAIAYPPADVNPKQADWLKRAVVFYPQ